The nucleotide sequence TCTGGCACAGCACGAATGGCTTCTCTAGCGGTGACAATAATCACAGGTAAAGACAATAACGATAAAGTCAATGCACCAGAAATTAATACCGGTCCAAACCCGAGTAAATAATTAAAAACCCCTAAACCCAATAAGCCATAAACAATCGAAGGGACTCCCGCCAAATTACTGATATTAATTTCAATAATCGCTGTCCACCCGTTTCTCGGGGCGTATTCTTCGAGATATAAAGCGGCTCCCACACCAATAGGAACAGCTACCAAAATGACCACAATTCCTAAAAGAATACTGCTCACAATAGCAGGACGAATTCCCCCTTGATCCGGAAAACGCGAAGGAGTTTCTATCAAGAAGCCAGGGGTTAAAAATCTCCCTAATCCGTCTTGTAAAACATCAAAAAGTACCAATGCCAAGACGAATAAACCAATTAGCAATCCTAGCAAAAAAATTTTTTCAAAAATTTTTCCTAACTGTTCGCGGCTCTCGACATTATCAGTAAATTCAGTCCCCGAATGTCGAAAATTATCTTGTGTATTAATGGTCGTCATGTTGATTACTCGTACTTTTCTTTAAAGCGATTAGAAATCCAGTAACTCACAATATTTAAAACTAGAGTGAGTAGAAACAAAACAGCCCCGACAGCATATAAAGTCTTATAATTGAGGCTACCTCGGGGACTATCTCCCCCAGAAATTTGCGCCATATAAGCGGTCATTGTTTGGACTGACTCTGCAAGATTAATGGTTAATCTGGGTTGTTGTCCGGCAGCGATCAGCACAGTCATGGTTTCACCCACAGCGCGAGAAATTCCTAAGATAATTGAAGCCGCAATACCCGAAAGAGCGGCAGGAAGAATTACTGTAAAAATTGTTTCCAGTTTAGTTACACCCAAAGCATAAGAACCTTCTCGTAAAGAACGAGGAACAGCGCGAATGGCATCTAAACTGATCGAACCTACAGTCGGGGTAATCATAATTCCCATCATTAACCCTGCACTTAAAGCATTGAAAATTTCTACAGGAATAATAAACCGTAGCAAGGGGGTAACAAATAATAAGGCAAAATACCCATAAACAACGGTAGGAATTCCCGCTAAAAGTTCCACCGCAGGACGTAAAATAGCCGCCGTTTTAGGTTTAGCATATTCGGCTAAATAAATCGCCGAGGATAACCCTAAAGGAATAGCGACAAACATGGCTATCGCTGTGGTTAAAAACGTCCCATTAATCAGAGGCCATATTCCAAAATGTTTTTGAGCAAAAAGCGGTGTCCACTTAGTATCTAGGAAAAACTGAGCCAAAGTAACTTCTTGAAAAAACTGAAAAGTTACCTGAAAGATAATAAAGACTATCCCAAAAGTCGTAAACACCGAAACCAAAGCACAAAGAAACAAAATTACCGCAACAATTTTGTCTTGGATATCGTCTGATAGCTTGTGGTCTAAGGAATCCCTAGATTGTCCCCAAAAATTATCTTGAGAATTTGTGATTTGCATAATT is from Gloeothece verrucosa PCC 7822 and encodes:
- the pstA gene encoding phosphate ABC transporter permease PstA; this translates as MTTINTQDNFRHSGTEFTDNVESREQLGKIFEKIFLLGLLIGLFVLALVLFDVLQDGLGRFLTPGFLIETPSRFPDQGGIRPAIVSSILLGIVVILVAVPIGVGAALYLEEYAPRNGWTAIIEINISNLAGVPSIVYGLLGLGVFNYLLGFGPVLISGALTLSLLSLPVIIVTAREAIRAVPDSLRNASYGLGITKWQTLSNHVIPYAIPGILTGVIISVSRAIGDAASLIVVGAVGFLTFNPGLFQRFMALPIQIYSYITRPEPGFANAAAATIIALIALVLALNGVAIYIRQRFSR
- the pstC gene encoding phosphate ABC transporter permease subunit PstC, which codes for MQITNSQDNFWGQSRDSLDHKLSDDIQDKIVAVILFLCALVSVFTTFGIVFIIFQVTFQFFQEVTLAQFFLDTKWTPLFAQKHFGIWPLINGTFLTTAIAMFVAIPLGLSSAIYLAEYAKPKTAAILRPAVELLAGIPTVVYGYFALLFVTPLLRFIIPVEIFNALSAGLMMGIMITPTVGSISLDAIRAVPRSLREGSYALGVTKLETIFTVILPAALSGIAASIILGISRAVGETMTVLIAAGQQPRLTINLAESVQTMTAYMAQISGGDSPRGSLNYKTLYAVGAVLFLLTLVLNIVSYWISNRFKEKYE